In Macrobrachium rosenbergii isolate ZJJX-2024 chromosome 19, ASM4041242v1, whole genome shotgun sequence, the following are encoded in one genomic region:
- the LOC136848671 gene encoding uncharacterized protein isoform X2 translates to MATMKAFCEPKSCLCCIAPKTGSLVLGFVGAICSIFGILGIIAAAFSKKGFAVCQNDNLHEREYPCMEIGMLLLAVSAIVAFVNGAVSISLIYGLNKGIAHLMIPYVILNGAQTFLTGIFTIALAAIYGVNGYWVPFALVLIVGTLIVVLWVHFLMIIYITRKEMVSSEEVAPSTTGSELWNR, encoded by the exons ATGGCTACGATGAAGGCCTTTTGCGAACCGAAATCTTGCCTGTGCTGCATCGCACCCAAGACAGGTTCGCTAGTCCTTGGTTTCGTAGGAGCG ATATGTTCTATATTTGGGATACTGGGCATCATAGCAGCCGCGTTTTCGAAGAAAGGTTTCGCAGTATGCCAAAATGACAACCTGCACGAGCGGGAATACCCTTGCATGGAAATTG GTATGCTTCTCTTAGCTGTTAGCGCCATCGTAGCCTTCGTCAATGGAGCCGTCAGTATTTCCCTCATCTATGGATTAAATAAG ggcATAGCGCATCTCATGATCCCGTACGTCATCCTAAACGGCGCTCAAACATTCCTCACGGGAATCTTCACGATTGCCTTAGCTGCGATTTATGGAGTCAACGGTTACTGGGTTCCTTTCGCCCTGGTGTTGATCGTGGGAACTTTGATCGTCGTCCTCTGGGTGCATTTCCTTATGATCATATATATCACAAGGAAAGAG ATGGTCAGTTCTGAGGAAGTGGCACCTTCGACCACCGGGTCTGAATTGTGGAATAGGTAG
- the LOC136848671 gene encoding uncharacterized protein isoform X1: MATMKAFCEPKSCLCCIAPKTGSLVLGFVGAICSIFGILGIIAAAFSKKGFAVCQNDNLHEREYPCMEIGMLLLAVSAIVAFVNGAVSISLIYGLNKGIAHLMIPYVILNGAQTFLTGIFTIALAAIYGVNGYWVPFALVLIVGTLIVVLWVHFLMIIYITRKEIIKPHQVEPTTTDSDIWKTDVP, encoded by the exons ATGGCTACGATGAAGGCCTTTTGCGAACCGAAATCTTGCCTGTGCTGCATCGCACCCAAGACAGGTTCGCTAGTCCTTGGTTTCGTAGGAGCG ATATGTTCTATATTTGGGATACTGGGCATCATAGCAGCCGCGTTTTCGAAGAAAGGTTTCGCAGTATGCCAAAATGACAACCTGCACGAGCGGGAATACCCTTGCATGGAAATTG GTATGCTTCTCTTAGCTGTTAGCGCCATCGTAGCCTTCGTCAATGGAGCCGTCAGTATTTCCCTCATCTATGGATTAAATAAG ggcATAGCGCATCTCATGATCCCGTACGTCATCCTAAACGGCGCTCAAACATTCCTCACGGGAATCTTCACGATTGCCTTAGCTGCGATTTATGGAGTCAACGGTTACTGGGTTCCTTTCGCCCTGGTGTTGATCGTGGGAACTTTGATCGTCGTCCTCTGGGTGCATTTCCTTATGATCATATATATCACAAGGAAAGAG ATTATTAAACCTCATCAAGTGGAGCCAACGACAACGGACTCAGACATTTGGAAAACCGATGTTCCGTAG